The genomic DNA GCCGCTGGGCGCCACCGCCCGCGCGCCCGCCTTCAGGCAGCGGGAGGCCAAGGGGATATCGGCGGTGACGCAGACATCGCCGGGGCGGATATGTTCCGCGATCCAGTCGTCCGCGACATCCGCGCCGGCCTCCACGATCACGCGGCGGATGTCCGGCGATTCCGGAAGCCGCACGCCCCGCGCGCCGTTGGAGACCACATGTGTCACCAGCCCGAGGCGCGCGGCGGTGCGGAAGACCTCGTCGCGCACCGGGCAGGCATCGCCATCCACGAAGATCTCGGGCCGGGCCTCCATCCTCAGGTGCTCAGC from Roseomonas gilardii includes the following:
- a CDS encoding YaiI/YqxD family protein, whose translation is MEARPEIFVDGDACPVRDEVFRTAARLGLVTHVVSNGARGVRLPESPDIRRVIVEAGADVADDWIAEHIRPGDVCVTADIPLASRCLKAGARAVAPSGTVWNEDNIGQALAGREVSRHLRELGVETRGHGSFGAKQRSRFLQALDAEIQASLRGAAPKPTSWPDFFA